The proteins below are encoded in one region of Streptomyces roseirectus:
- a CDS encoding helix-turn-helix domain-containing protein gives MDAAQQEATARARELQRNWYGEPLGALFRKLIDDLGLNQARLAGVLGLSAPMLSQLMSGQRAKIGNPAVVQRVQLLQDLAAQVADGSVSAAEATQRMDEIKRSQGGSVLSNTTQTTGSSGAPTVKRVVREIQSLLRSVAAAGDIIDAADTLAPTHPELAEFLRVYGAGRTSDAVTHYQSHQN, from the coding sequence ATGGATGCCGCACAACAGGAAGCGACCGCGAGAGCGCGGGAGCTTCAGCGGAACTGGTACGGAGAGCCGCTGGGGGCGCTCTTCCGTAAGCTCATCGACGATCTTGGCCTCAACCAGGCTCGTCTGGCAGGGGTGTTGGGCCTGTCCGCACCGATGCTGTCCCAGCTGATGAGCGGTCAGCGGGCGAAGATCGGCAACCCGGCGGTCGTGCAGCGCGTGCAGTTGCTGCAGGACCTCGCCGCCCAGGTCGCCGACGGCAGCGTCAGCGCCGCCGAGGCGACGCAGCGGATGGACGAGATCAAGCGGTCGCAGGGAGGTTCGGTGCTCAGCAACACCACGCAGACGACGGGCAGTTCAGGTGCCCCCACCGTCAAGCGCGTGGTCCGCGAGATCCAGTCCCTGCTGCGCTCGGTCGCCGCCGCCGGCGACATCATCGACGCGGCGGACACCCTCGCCCCGACCCACCCGGAACTGGCAGAGTTCCTTCGGGTCTACGGCGCCGGCCGCACCTCGGACGCGGTCACGCACTACCAGTCCCACCAGAACTGA
- a CDS encoding serine/threonine-protein kinase, with the protein MGEVFAGRYELVDPIGRGGVGAVWRAWDHRRRRYVAAKVLQQRDAHSLLRFVREQAVRIDHPNVLAPASWAADDDKVLFTMDLVSGGSLVHLIGDYGPLPPPFVCVLLDQLLAGLAAVHAEGVVHRDVKPANILLEATGTARPRLRLSDFGISMRLGEPRLTDTNLVVGTPGYIAPEQLLGADPDFPADLFAVGLVALYLLEGSKPDAKALIQHFAEHGTPGAPKGVPEPLWHVIASLLQPDPASRFRTATGARKALLTALELLPPTPDDESIEIFDQLGPLPKGFTPEGPTTTSLRNTAALREPPYPPLPDAPPTATWPGTTPTASVHTGWGPATPPSTPSTPTPAPTPTPTPTPTMSDTGSFHLPPPHPDPTPTPTPPPPPYDPTATYPLRPTTPHAPHTPATPSTATYTAAPTPPPPTPRTARHGRPAKSPRPGPPPRIAIPLLLFALTCYAIGFWALTRA; encoded by the coding sequence ATGGGTGAGGTCTTCGCCGGACGATACGAACTCGTCGACCCGATCGGCCGCGGCGGCGTCGGCGCGGTCTGGCGCGCCTGGGACCACCGCCGCAGACGCTACGTCGCCGCGAAGGTCCTCCAGCAGCGCGACGCCCACTCCCTGCTGAGATTCGTCCGCGAGCAGGCCGTCCGCATCGACCACCCGAACGTCCTCGCCCCGGCGAGCTGGGCGGCCGACGACGACAAGGTCCTCTTCACGATGGACCTGGTCTCCGGCGGCTCCCTGGTCCACCTGATCGGCGACTACGGCCCCCTGCCGCCCCCGTTCGTGTGCGTCCTGCTCGACCAGCTCCTGGCCGGCCTCGCCGCCGTCCACGCCGAGGGCGTCGTCCACCGGGACGTCAAACCGGCGAACATCCTCCTGGAGGCGACCGGGACGGCACGCCCGCGCCTGCGCCTGTCCGACTTCGGCATCTCGATGCGGCTGGGCGAGCCGAGGCTCACCGACACGAACCTCGTCGTCGGCACCCCCGGCTACATCGCGCCCGAGCAACTCCTGGGCGCCGACCCGGACTTCCCGGCCGACCTGTTCGCCGTCGGCCTGGTCGCCCTGTACCTCCTGGAGGGCTCGAAGCCGGACGCGAAGGCCCTGATCCAGCATTTCGCCGAGCACGGCACCCCCGGCGCCCCCAAGGGCGTCCCGGAGCCCCTGTGGCACGTCATCGCCTCGCTGCTCCAGCCGGACCCCGCCTCCCGCTTCCGCACCGCCACAGGCGCCCGCAAGGCCCTCCTGACGGCCCTGGAGCTCCTTCCCCCCACCCCGGACGACGAGTCCATCGAGATCTTCGACCAACTCGGCCCGCTCCCCAAGGGATTCACCCCCGAGGGCCCCACGACGACGTCCCTCCGGAACACGGCCGCCCTGCGGGAACCCCCCTACCCCCCACTCCCCGACGCACCCCCCACCGCCACCTGGCCCGGCACCACCCCCACCGCCTCCGTCCACACGGGCTGGGGCCCAGCGACACCCCCTAGTACCCCTAGTACCCCGACGCCGGCCCCCACCCCGACCCCGACACCCACCCCCACGATGTCGGACACCGGCAGCTTCCACCTCCCACCCCCACACCCCGACCCGACCCCCACACCCACCCCACCCCCACCTCCGTACGACCCCACCGCCACATACCCCCTGCGCCCCACCACCCCCCACGCCCCTCACACCCCCGCCACCCCCTCCACGGCCACCTACACAGCCGCCCCCACCCCACCACCCCCCACCCCCCGCACCGCCCGCCACGGCCGCCCCGCGAAATCCCCCCGCCCCGGCCCACCCCCCAGAATCGCCATCCCCCTCCTCCTCTTCGCCCTCACCTGCTACGCCATCGGCTTCTGGGCCCTCACCCGCGCCTGA
- a CDS encoding DLW-39 family protein yields MKKLLLVALAAIGGLLVYRQIQADRAEQDLWTEATDSVPTGS; encoded by the coding sequence GTGAAGAAGCTTCTCCTGGTCGCACTGGCCGCCATCGGCGGGCTCCTCGTGTACCGCCAGATCCAGGCGGATCGCGCCGAGCAGGACCTGTGGACGGAGGCGACCGACTCCGTGCCCACGGGTTCGTGA
- a CDS encoding DUF6344 domain-containing protein, with amino-acid sequence MARTQLKNLWTTVITALLALCATLGLITTSAAPAAAQPTTPRNTTATTTPHTEPPAWDWTRLRSVPPTMKQRIRAEAHGSSPHCRHLPRTNADAATPDCPATPDTPLQR; translated from the coding sequence GTGGCCCGCACCCAGCTCAAGAACCTCTGGACGACCGTCATCACCGCCCTCCTGGCCCTGTGCGCGACCCTCGGCCTGATCACGACGAGCGCTGCCCCGGCGGCAGCACAGCCGACGACGCCCCGCAACACCACGGCCACCACCACCCCCCACACGGAACCCCCGGCCTGGGACTGGACCCGCCTCCGCTCCGTCCCGCCGACGATGAAGCAGCGCATCCGGGCCGAGGCCCACGGCAGCTCCCCGCACTGCCGCCACCTCCCCCGCACGAACGCGGACGCGGCCACCCCGGACTGCCCCGCCACCCCGGACACCCCGCTCCAGCGCTGA
- a CDS encoding winged helix-turn-helix domain-containing protein, with amino-acid sequence MKEHTHTPEHAHTPEHADDTPRLDPTVQHPTRLALAAFLSGCLEADFRTTRDALNLSDSTLSKTVSALEAAGYVTSRKGFVGKRPRTWLSLTPEGGARLAAHLEALRRIAAQARAQAHDLTPAE; translated from the coding sequence ATGAAGGAGCACACGCACACCCCCGAGCACGCACACACCCCCGAGCACGCGGACGACACCCCCCGCCTGGACCCCACCGTCCAGCACCCCACCCGCCTCGCCCTGGCCGCGTTCCTCTCCGGCTGCCTGGAAGCGGACTTCAGGACGACCCGCGACGCGCTCAACCTGTCGGACTCCACGCTCAGCAAGACCGTCTCCGCCCTGGAGGCCGCCGGCTACGTGACGTCCCGCAAGGGCTTCGTCGGCAAACGCCCCCGCACCTGGCTCTCCCTCACCCCCGAGGGCGGCGCCCGCCTCGCCGCGCACCTCGAAGCGCTGCGCCGTATCGCCGCCCAAGCCCGCGCGCAGGCCCACGACTTGACACCTGCGGAGTGA
- a CDS encoding YeeE/YedE thiosulfate transporter family protein, whose amino-acid sequence MRTRGRLLLANLLVGLALGFTVTRIGFGDYAELNRMFTFQDLRMFFSFLGAVGIIVIAFALLRVRRDAQRVHAGVVPGAVLFGIGWAISGGCPAIPIVQLAGGYLPAVITLAGIVVGVRLARWAGGRGLLRVERGSCGG is encoded by the coding sequence ATGCGTACCCGGGGCCGACTCCTGCTGGCCAACCTCCTCGTCGGCCTCGCTCTCGGCTTCACCGTGACCCGTATCGGGTTCGGTGACTACGCCGAGCTCAACCGCATGTTCACCTTCCAGGACCTGCGGATGTTCTTCTCCTTCCTCGGTGCCGTCGGGATCATCGTGATCGCGTTCGCCCTGCTGCGGGTGCGCCGGGACGCGCAGCGCGTCCATGCCGGTGTCGTTCCCGGCGCGGTGCTGTTCGGTATCGGCTGGGCGATCTCCGGTGGCTGCCCGGCGATCCCGATCGTTCAGCTCGCCGGCGGTTACCTGCCCGCCGTGATCACCCTCGCGGGCATCGTCGTCGGGGTCAGGCTGGCCCGCTGGGCCGGTGGCCGGGGGCTTTTGCGTGTCGAACGGGGCTCTTGCGGGGGGTGA
- a CDS encoding YeeE/YedE family protein — protein sequence MTAYWPWWAGAVALAVLTIGYALAAGRSFGVSGAWERVLHWRREAEVERTEAQFADERVLAAALGAATAEHFGTAPAAPVSVSTLPEPPGAAAVPDGAVRRRGGAPGPAPLVTQAVLLGSVFVGGLLAALTSGRFRLRLDMGAGYRDVVTGNPVVMVVLLFVGGVLVGFGTRLAGGCTSGHGLNGCGRLSPASLVATATFFGTGVVVSFLLWKVI from the coding sequence ATGACCGCCTACTGGCCCTGGTGGGCGGGTGCTGTCGCACTCGCCGTACTGACCATCGGTTACGCCCTCGCGGCCGGTCGGTCGTTCGGGGTGTCGGGAGCCTGGGAGCGCGTGCTCCACTGGCGGCGCGAAGCCGAAGTGGAGCGGACGGAGGCCCAGTTCGCCGACGAACGGGTCCTGGCCGCCGCCCTCGGCGCGGCCACCGCCGAGCACTTCGGCACCGCGCCCGCCGCGCCGGTGTCCGTGTCCACCCTGCCCGAGCCGCCGGGGGCGGCCGCCGTCCCGGACGGGGCCGTACGCCGCCGGGGCGGGGCGCCGGGCCCGGCCCCGCTGGTCACCCAGGCCGTTCTGCTGGGCTCGGTCTTCGTGGGCGGACTGCTCGCCGCCCTCACCTCCGGGCGGTTCCGGCTCCGCCTCGACATGGGGGCGGGCTACCGGGACGTGGTGACCGGCAACCCGGTCGTCATGGTCGTCCTGCTGTTCGTGGGCGGCGTGCTCGTCGGCTTCGGCACCCGGCTGGCCGGGGGCTGTACCTCGGGTCACGGGCTCAACGGCTGCGGGCGGCTGAGCCCCGCCAGTCTCGTCGCGACGGCCACGTTCTTCGGCACCGGCGTCGTGGTGTCGTTCCTCTTGTGGAAGGTGATCTGA
- a CDS encoding DUF3566 domain-containing protein, whose amino-acid sequence MSGATGAGTSAGTSGTSGREKEGGGRGSAAQASGGAEADPRDAHTTQLKAIKADAQPASAGASVSEKRGKGAQRPAGGAGGNSRDTRGGSGVSGAQRGASGAQVGQQQTASPLPGERRPEQAAAPYHPPQAYGAEGGAVDGAGPDGAVRHPRTGARTAPRVRKARLRVSKADPWSVMKVSFLLSIALGICTIVASAVLWMVMDAMGVFSSVGSTISEATGSNESNGFDLQSFLSLPHVLMFSTVIAVIDVVLATALATLAAFIYNLSAGFVGGVELTLAEDE is encoded by the coding sequence GTGAGCGGAGCCACGGGCGCCGGTACGTCCGCCGGTACTTCCGGTACTTCCGGCAGGGAGAAGGAGGGCGGCGGTCGTGGCTCCGCCGCGCAGGCGTCCGGGGGTGCGGAGGCGGATCCGCGGGACGCGCACACGACGCAGCTGAAGGCGATCAAGGCGGACGCGCAGCCGGCGTCCGCCGGGGCGTCCGTCTCCGAGAAGCGCGGCAAGGGGGCCCAGCGGCCCGCAGGCGGGGCCGGGGGCAACTCCCGTGACACGCGGGGCGGTTCAGGGGTTTCCGGCGCTCAGCGGGGCGCCTCGGGGGCGCAGGTCGGGCAGCAGCAGACCGCCTCCCCGCTGCCCGGCGAACGCCGTCCCGAGCAGGCCGCCGCGCCCTACCACCCGCCGCAGGCGTACGGGGCCGAGGGCGGCGCCGTCGACGGTGCCGGTCCCGACGGGGCCGTCCGGCACCCGCGGACCGGGGCGCGTACGGCGCCGCGGGTGCGCAAGGCGCGGCTGCGGGTGTCCAAGGCCGACCCGTGGTCCGTGATGAAGGTCAGCTTCCTGCTCTCCATCGCGCTGGGCATCTGCACGATCGTCGCCTCGGCCGTGCTGTGGATGGTCATGGACGCGATGGGGGTCTTCTCGTCCGTCGGCTCGACCATCTCCGAGGCGACCGGGTCCAACGAGTCCAACGGGTTCGACCTCCAGTCGTTCCTCTCGCTCCCCCACGTCCTCATGTTCTCGACGGTCATCGCCGTCATCGACGTCGTCCTCGCGACGGCGCTCGCGACGCTCGCGGCGTTCATCTACAACCTGTCCGCCGGGTTCGTGGGCGGGGTGGAGCTGACGCTCGCCGAGGACGAGTGA
- the gyrA gene encoding DNA gyrase subunit A, whose product MTDENTPQTPEDGTLRIEPVGLETEMQRSYLDYAMSVIVSRALPDVRDGLKPVHRRVLYAMYDGGYRPEKGFYKCARVVGDVMGNYHPHGDSSIYDALVRLAQPWSMRMPLVDSNGNFGSPGNDPAAAMRYTECKMMPLSMEMVRDIDEETVDFTDNYDGRSQEPTVLPARFPNLLINGSAGIAVGMATNIPSHNLREVAAGAQWCLEHPDASHEELLDALIERIKGPDFPTGALVVGRKGIEEAYRTGRGSITMRAVVEVEEIQNRQCLVVTELPYQVNPDNLAQKIADLVKDGKIGGIADVRDETSSRTGQRLVIVLKRDAVAKVVLNNLYKHTDLQTNFGANMLALVDGVPRTLSLDAFIRHWVTHQIEVIVRRTRFRLRKAEERAHILRGLLKALDAIDEVIALIRRSETVDIARTGLMDLLTIDEIQANAILEMQLRRLAALERQKIVQEHDELQAKINEYNEILASPVRQRGIVSEELAAIVEKYGDDRKTMLVPYDGDMSIEDLIAEEDIVVTVTRGGYVKRTKADDYRAQKRGGKGVRGAKLKEDDIVDHFFVSTTHHWLLFFTNKGRVYRAKAYELPDAGRDARGQHVANLLAFQPDEAIAEILAIRDYEAAPHLVLATKAGLVKKTPLKDYDSPRSGGVIAINLREREDGSDDELIGAELVSSDDDLLLISKKAQSIRFTATDDSLRPMGRATSGVKGMSFREGDELLSMNVVRPGTFVFTATDGGYAKRTNVDEYRVQGRGGLGIKAAKIVEDRGSLVGALVVEETDEILAITLGGGVIRTRVNEVRETGRDTMGVQLINLGKRDAVVGIARNAEAGREAEEVEGDLDAAEATAPAGTDEGESPSSE is encoded by the coding sequence ATGACCGACGAGAACACCCCTCAGACGCCTGAGGACGGCACCCTGCGCATCGAGCCCGTCGGGCTCGAGACGGAGATGCAGCGCTCCTACCTGGACTACGCGATGTCCGTCATCGTGTCCCGCGCGCTGCCCGACGTCCGCGACGGCCTCAAGCCCGTCCACCGCCGCGTCCTGTACGCCATGTACGACGGCGGGTACCGGCCCGAGAAGGGCTTCTACAAGTGTGCCCGCGTCGTCGGCGACGTCATGGGCAACTACCACCCGCACGGCGACTCCTCGATCTACGACGCGCTGGTCCGCCTCGCGCAGCCGTGGTCGATGCGGATGCCGCTCGTGGACTCCAACGGCAACTTCGGTTCCCCGGGCAACGACCCGGCGGCCGCCATGCGGTACACCGAGTGCAAGATGATGCCGCTGTCCATGGAGATGGTCCGCGACATCGACGAGGAGACCGTCGACTTCACGGACAACTACGACGGCCGCTCCCAGGAGCCGACCGTCCTGCCGGCCCGCTTCCCGAACCTGCTGATCAACGGCTCCGCGGGCATCGCGGTCGGCATGGCCACCAACATTCCCTCGCACAACCTGCGCGAGGTCGCGGCCGGCGCCCAGTGGTGTCTGGAGCACCCGGACGCCTCGCACGAGGAGCTGCTGGACGCGCTCATCGAGCGCATCAAGGGCCCCGACTTCCCGACCGGCGCCCTCGTCGTCGGCCGCAAGGGCATCGAGGAGGCGTACCGCACCGGGCGCGGCTCGATCACCATGCGCGCGGTCGTCGAGGTCGAGGAGATCCAGAACCGCCAGTGCCTGGTCGTCACCGAACTCCCCTACCAGGTCAACCCGGACAACCTCGCGCAGAAGATCGCCGACCTCGTCAAGGACGGCAAGATCGGCGGCATCGCGGACGTCCGTGACGAGACGTCGTCGCGCACCGGCCAGCGCCTCGTCATCGTCCTCAAGCGGGACGCCGTCGCCAAGGTCGTCCTCAACAACCTCTACAAGCACACCGACCTCCAGACGAACTTCGGCGCCAACATGCTGGCGCTGGTGGACGGGGTGCCGCGCACCCTGTCGCTGGACGCGTTCATCCGGCACTGGGTGACGCACCAGATCGAGGTCATCGTCCGGCGCACGCGCTTCAGGCTGCGCAAGGCCGAGGAGCGGGCGCACATCCTGCGCGGTCTGCTGAAGGCGCTGGACGCGATCGACGAGGTCATCGCGCTGATCCGGCGCAGCGAGACCGTCGACATCGCGCGCACGGGCCTGATGGACCTGCTCACGATCGACGAGATCCAGGCCAACGCGATCCTGGAGATGCAGCTGCGGCGCCTCGCGGCCCTGGAGCGGCAGAAGATCGTCCAGGAGCACGACGAGCTCCAGGCCAAGATCAACGAGTACAACGAGATCCTGGCCTCCCCGGTCCGCCAGCGCGGCATCGTCAGCGAGGAGCTGGCCGCGATCGTCGAGAAGTACGGCGACGACCGCAAGACCATGCTGGTGCCCTACGACGGTGACATGTCCATCGAGGACCTGATCGCCGAGGAGGACATCGTCGTCACCGTCACGCGCGGCGGCTACGTCAAGCGCACCAAGGCGGACGACTACCGGGCGCAGAAGCGCGGCGGCAAGGGCGTGCGCGGGGCGAAGCTCAAGGAAGACGACATCGTCGACCACTTCTTCGTCTCCACCACCCACCACTGGCTGCTGTTCTTCACCAACAAGGGCCGCGTGTACCGCGCCAAGGCGTACGAACTGCCGGACGCCGGGCGGGACGCGCGCGGGCAGCACGTCGCCAACCTGCTGGCCTTCCAGCCGGACGAGGCGATCGCCGAGATCCTGGCCATCCGCGACTACGAGGCCGCACCCCACCTGGTGCTCGCCACGAAGGCAGGCTTGGTGAAGAAGACGCCTCTGAAGGATTACGATTCGCCGCGCTCCGGCGGCGTCATCGCGATCAATCTGCGCGAGCGCGAGGACGGTTCGGACGACGAACTGATCGGCGCCGAACTGGTCTCGTCGGACGACGATCTGCTCCTGATCAGCAAGAAGGCGCAGTCGATCAGGTTCACCGCCACCGACGACAGCCTGCGTCCCATGGGCCGCGCGACCTCGGGTGTCAAGGGCATGAGTTTCCGCGAGGGCGACGAACTGCTCTCGATGAATGTCGTTCGACCCGGTACGTTCGTGTTCACCGCCACCGACGGCGGGTACGCGAAGCGAACCAATGTCGACGAATATCGCGTCCAAGGACGTGGGGGCCTCGGAATCAAGGCCGCCAAGATCGTCGAGGACCGTGGGTCACTCGTCGGTGCGCTGGTGGTCGAGGAGACCGACGAGATCCTCGCCATCACGCTCGGCGGCGGTGTGATTCGTACGCGAGTCAACGAGGTCAGGGAGACGGGCCGTGACACCATGGGCGTCCAACTGATCAACCTGGGCAAGCGCGATGCCGTCGTCGGCATCGCCCGTAACGCCGAGGCGGGGCGCGAGGCGGAGGAGGTCGAGGGTGACCTCGACGCCGCCGAGGCCACCGCACCGGCCGGCACGGACGAGGGTGAGTCGCCCTCGTCCGAGTAA
- the gyrB gene encoding DNA topoisomerase (ATP-hydrolyzing) subunit B has protein sequence MLCQKGRFVADSGNPNENNPSTDASVNGEVTASYDASAITVLEGLDAVRKRPGMYIGSTGERGLHHLVYEVVDNAVDEALAGHADTIDVTILADGGVRVIDNGRGIPVGIVPSEGKPAVEVVLTVLHAGGKFGGGGYAVSGGLHGVGVSVVNALSSRVSVEIRTDGHRWTQDYKLGAPTAPLAQHEETRETGTSVSFWADPDIFETTVYSFETLSRRFQEMAFLNKGLTIKLTDERESAKATAGADEAGADEKSEVKTVTYRYDGGIVDFVKYLNSRKGEAVHATIIDLEAEDKDKALSLEVAMQWNSGYSEGVYSFANIIHTHEGGTHEEGFRAALTNLINKYARDKKLLREKDDNLTGDDIREGLTAIISVKLSEPQFEGQTKTKLGNTEAKTFVQKAVYEHLNDWLDRNPVEAADIVRKGIQAATARVAARKARDLTRRKGLLESASLPGKLSDCQSNDPTKCEIFIVEGDSAGGSAKSGRNPQYQAILPIRGKILNVEKARIDKILQNQEIQALISAFGTGVHEDFDISKLRYHKIILMADADVDGQHINTLLLTFLFRFMRPLVEAGHVFLSRPPLYKIKWGREDVEYAYSDRERDALLEMGRQRGKRVREDSIQRFKGLGEMNAEELRVTTMDQDLRVLGQVTLDDAAQADDLFSVLMGEDVEARRAFIQRNAKDVRFLDI, from the coding sequence GTGCTGTGCCAGAAAGGGCGCTTCGTGGCCGATTCCGGCAACCCCAACGAGAACAACCCGTCCACCGACGCGAGCGTGAACGGCGAGGTCACCGCCTCGTACGACGCGAGCGCGATCACCGTCCTCGAAGGGCTGGACGCCGTCCGCAAGCGGCCCGGTATGTACATCGGCTCGACCGGTGAACGCGGCCTGCACCACCTCGTGTACGAGGTCGTGGACAACGCGGTCGACGAGGCCCTGGCCGGCCACGCGGACACGATCGACGTGACGATCCTCGCCGACGGCGGCGTGCGCGTGATCGACAACGGCCGCGGCATCCCGGTCGGCATCGTGCCGTCCGAGGGCAAGCCGGCCGTCGAGGTCGTGCTCACCGTCCTGCACGCGGGCGGCAAGTTCGGCGGCGGCGGCTACGCGGTCTCCGGCGGCCTGCACGGCGTCGGCGTCTCCGTCGTCAACGCGCTCTCCAGCCGGGTCTCCGTCGAGATCCGCACGGACGGCCACCGCTGGACGCAGGACTACAAGCTCGGTGCCCCGACGGCTCCCCTCGCGCAGCACGAGGAGACGCGTGAGACCGGCACCTCGGTCAGCTTCTGGGCGGACCCGGACATCTTCGAGACGACCGTCTACTCCTTCGAGACGCTGTCGCGGCGCTTCCAGGAGATGGCCTTCCTCAACAAGGGCCTGACGATCAAGCTCACCGACGAGCGCGAGTCGGCGAAGGCGACCGCCGGGGCGGACGAGGCGGGCGCGGACGAGAAGTCCGAGGTCAAGACGGTCACGTACCGCTACGACGGCGGCATCGTCGACTTCGTGAAGTACCTCAACTCCCGCAAGGGCGAGGCCGTGCACGCCACGATCATCGACCTGGAGGCGGAGGACAAGGACAAGGCCCTCTCCCTCGAAGTCGCGATGCAGTGGAACAGCGGCTACAGCGAGGGCGTCTACTCGTTCGCGAACATCATCCACACGCACGAGGGCGGCACCCACGAAGAGGGCTTCCGCGCGGCGCTCACGAACCTGATCAACAAGTACGCGCGCGACAAGAAGCTGCTGCGCGAGAAGGACGACAACCTCACGGGTGACGACATCCGCGAGGGTCTGACGGCGATCATCTCGGTCAAGCTGAGCGAGCCGCAGTTCGAGGGCCAGACGAAGACCAAGCTGGGCAACACGGAGGCCAAGACCTTCGTCCAGAAGGCCGTCTACGAGCACCTGAACGACTGGCTGGACCGCAACCCGGTGGAGGCCGCGGACATCGTCCGCAAGGGCATCCAGGCGGCCACCGCGCGCGTCGCGGCCCGCAAGGCGCGCGACCTGACGCGCCGCAAGGGTCTGCTGGAGAGCGCGTCGCTGCCGGGCAAGCTGAGCGACTGCCAGTCCAACGACCCGACCAAGTGCGAGATCTTCATCGTCGAGGGTGACTCCGCCGGTGGTTCGGCGAAGTCCGGGCGCAACCCGCAGTACCAGGCGATCCTCCCGATCCGCGGCAAGATCCTGAACGTCGAGAAGGCCAGGATCGACAAGATCCTGCAGAACCAGGAGATCCAGGCGCTGATCTCCGCGTTCGGCACGGGCGTGCACGAGGACTTCGACATCTCGAAGCTCCGCTATCACAAGATCATCCTGATGGCGGACGCCGACGTCGACGGCCAGCACATCAACACCCTGCTGCTGACCTTCCTGTTCCGCTTCATGCGCCCGCTGGTCGAGGCCGGGCACGTGTTCCTGTCCCGTCCCCCGCTCTACAAGATCAAGTGGGGCCGGGAGGACGTCGAGTACGCCTACTCCGACCGCGAGCGCGACGCCCTCCTGGAGATGGGCCGCCAGCGCGGCAAGCGCGTGCGCGAGGACTCGATCCAGCGCTTCAAGGGTCTCGGCGAGATGAACGCCGAGGAGCTGCGCGTCACGACCATGGACCAGGACCTGCGCGTCCTCGGCCAGGTCACCCTCGACGACGCCGCCCAGGCCGACGACCTGTTCTCCGTCCTGATGGGCGAGGACGTCGAGGCCCGCCGCGCGTTCATCCAGCGCAACGCCAAGGACGTCCGCTTCCTCGACATCTGA
- a CDS encoding DUF721 domain-containing protein, whose protein sequence is MSTDERDGRGVPGKSTSPQELSSPPKEPSGVDLARVALKAAREQARARGAAAQQKKQARRGGGLRSGARADGRDPMALGAAINRLLNERGWETPAAVGGVMGRWPEIVGEDIGKHCVPERYDEDERELVVRCDSTAWATNLRLLAPTLVARLNQDLGHGAVRLIKVLGPGGPVRRYGPLRAPGSTGPGDTYG, encoded by the coding sequence ATGAGTACCGACGAACGGGACGGACGGGGAGTTCCCGGCAAATCCACCTCGCCGCAAGAACTTTCCAGCCCGCCGAAAGAACCTTCCGGCGTCGACCTCGCCCGCGTAGCCCTCAAAGCCGCCCGCGAACAGGCCCGCGCGCGCGGAGCCGCGGCCCAGCAGAAGAAGCAGGCCAGACGCGGCGGTGGCCTGCGCTCCGGCGCGCGCGCGGACGGCCGCGACCCCATGGCGCTCGGCGCCGCGATCAACCGCCTGCTGAACGAGCGCGGCTGGGAGACCCCGGCGGCGGTCGGCGGCGTGATGGGCCGCTGGCCGGAGATCGTCGGCGAGGACATCGGCAAGCACTGCGTCCCCGAGCGCTACGACGAGGACGAGCGCGAGCTGGTCGTCCGCTGCGACTCGACGGCGTGGGCGACGAACCTGCGGCTGCTGGCGCCGACCCTGGTGGCGCGGCTCAACCAGGACCTCGGGCACGGCGCCGTGCGCCTGATCAAGGTGCTGGGGCCCGGCGGCCCCGTGCGCCGTTACGGGCCCCTGCGCGCCCCCGGGAGCACCGGCCCCGGCGACACCTACGGGTGA